In the Desulfofalx alkaliphila DSM 12257 genome, ATCTTTACCTTATTGCTTTATGTTGACTTTTTTCCTAACAAAGTCAATCTGCATCCGGGAGATGTGGCCCCATACGAAATTAGGGCTCCCCGCAGTGCTGAATATGTGGATCCTGTTAAAACAGATGAGTTAAAACAACAGGCCATGGAAGCGGTGGATGACGTTTACACCGTTGACCCTCAAGTGGTTATGGCAGTAGAGAGTGACATTGACGACTTGGCAGGTCAAGTAACTCAAATTCAGCTTAATGATGAGTTAACTATAGATGATAAAGTAAACAAATTACAGGCAGCAATACCCTTTGAACTGCACAGTCAGGTCCTGGGTGATTTGGCCACCGGTTCACCCAGTGATGTAAGATTGGTGCATGAAAGCATTACCACACTGATTATTGATAGAATGCGGTCGGGTGTCACTCCGCAGCAGTTGGATGATGTGAAGGCTGAACTTACCGCCCGGGTGCCGGGCTATGGTTTTAGCCGCAGTTATCAACAATATGCGGTGGGTCTGGTGCAGCACTTCACAGAGGCCAATAGGTTTTATAACGCTTTACAAACGGAGGCTATTCGAGCCCAGGCCGCTGAGGCAGTGGAACCTGTTAAGGTGGAGATTAAGGCCCAGCAAAGAATTGTTGCTCCGGGAGATATTGTAACCCAGCAGCAAATCTTGGCACTACAGGCCTTGGGATTATTGCAACCCAGGCACCCGTGGATAACCCTATTGGGTATGGCCTTGTTAGTTGCTGCCATGATGGCCTCAGTCTTATTTTACCTGCGCCAGCAAAACCGCGACATTTACAACAATATAAACCACTTATATCTGCTGGGTTTAGTGGCCGTGATTGTGCTGGCGGTATCTAAAATGCTGGTGGCAATAGAGGTGGCCCGTTGGCCGCAATTTGGCGAGCTTTTCGGCTACCTGGCCCCTGTTGCCGCTGCCGGAATGCTGATAGCGATACTGTTGGAATCCAGGCTGGCGGTACTGATGGTGGCAGTGATGAGTTTGTTTATCGGGATTATGACCGGAGGGCAATTGAACTTTACCCTGGTGGCCTTTTTGGGGGGTATTACCGGAGTTTACAGTGTTTCTAAACTAAGCCAACGGGGAGAACTGGCCACTGCAGGTTTAATTACCGGTGTGGCTGTGATGCTGTCAATATTTATTGTCGGCCTGGTGGATGAGACCCATTGGCAGTTGTTGCTGCTGTCCGGTGTAGTATTGGGCTTGCTGAACGGCTTGCTGTCTTCGGTGTTGACCAACGGGGCACTGCCATATTTAGAGTCCACCTTTGGCATCACCTCTTCGGTTAAACTACTGGAGTTAGCCAACCCCAGCAACCCGCTGCTGCGGCAGCTGCTTACGGAAGCGCCGGGCACCTACCACCACAGTATAATGGTGGGCAACTTGGCAGAGGCGGCCACTGAGGCGGTGGGGGGCGACCATCTGCTGGTGCGGGTGGGGGCCTTGTATCACGATATTGGTAAGATTAAAAGGCCCTACTTTTTTATAGAAAACCAAATGGCAGCAGATAACCCCCACGATAAAATTGCACCGACACTGTCCACCCTGATTTTAACCTCCCATGTGAAGGACGGTGCTGATTTAGCCAGGGAGCATAAGCTTCCCCAGAGGGTAATAGATATCATAGAACAGCACCACGGCAATGGTTTGGTGAAATTCTTTTACCACAAGGCCATGGAAGGGGAACGTCCCGACACGGTCAATGAAGAGGATTTCCGCTACGATGCCCCCAGACCCCGGTCCAGGGAGGCTGCCATTGTAATGTTGGCTGACTCGGTGGAGGCGGCAGTGCGGGCCATGAAGGACCCGTCTTCCGGGCAAGTGGAAGGTTTAGTGAGGAAATTAATTAAAGATAAACTGATGGACGGTCAGCTGGATAAGTGCGATTTGACCTTAAAGGACTTGGATACCATAGCCAATGCTTTCCTGCGGGTCTTGTCCGGCATTTTCCACAGCCGGATAGAATACCCCGATATGCAGAAGGAAATGGAAAGGAGAAAATCAAGCCGTGGCGGTTCTCGTAAGTAAGTATCCTGAAAATGTTCAGGTACAGCAAGATTGGGGAGAGTTAGTGGAAAAGGTTGTAAATAAGGCGCTGGCATTACACCAAAGCAGCGGCAGTGAAGTGAGTGTGGTGTTTGTAAATGACCAATACATTCAACAGTTAAACAGCCGTTACCGGGAGGTGGACAAGCCCACCGATGTATTATCCTTTGCCATGGATGAAGGGGAAGAGATGCCGATGATAGAAGGGGTGGCCCATGTGCTGGGTGACATATTCATTTCGGTGGATACCGCCCTGCGCCAGGCCAAAGAGTACAACCACAGCCCCGAACGGGAAATTGCCTTTTTAGCCATACACGGCACATTGCATTTGCTGGGCTATAGCCACCAAGGCGAAGAAGACACAAAAAAAATGCGTGAGCAAGAAGAAGCGGTACTGGCAGAGCTAGGTCTTTTTCACACCCGCCCGAATTTATAAAGAAGGTAGATTTGTATATGTTGAAGCGGTTTGCCGGCAGCCTGGGCTGGGCTCTGCAGGGTATTGCTTATGCTTTGAAAACTCAGCCGCACATGCGATTTCACCTGCTTGCCACACTGGGGGTGGCTGCGGCGGGAATTTGGTTTAATATTTCCTTAAATCATTGGCTGTACGTCAGCTTTGCGGTGGCCCTGGTGTGGGTGACAGAATTAATTAACACTGCCATTGAATCGGTGGTGGATTTACAGACCACAGAATACCACCCCCTGGCCAAAGCGGCAAAGGATGTGGCCGCAGGCGCGGTGCTGGTGGCAGCAATAAATTCGTTAATAGTGGCGGCGGTGGTGTTTTTACCTTATTTAAGGCAGTAGACAACTGCGGGCTGGGTGTTGTTTTATATATTCCAAAGGTGGGAGTGAGACCGATGGCCGGAACAGGTGAAAAAATGATTGATGTACAGGGATCGGTGTATCCTCTGGAAAAGTTGATTAACGTGGCCAGGGCAGCAATGAACAGGGCCTATGCACCCTATTCAAACTTTCCGGTTGGGGCGGCACTTATTACCAAGGAAGGCAATGTTTACAACGGATGCAATGTGGAGAACGTTTCCTATGGGTTAACCTGCTGTGCCGAACGGGTGGCCATTTTTAAAGCGGTGGCAGACGGTTTTAAAGATTTTAAGGCCTTGGCAGTGATAGCCAACACCGAACAGCCCTGCAGTCCCTGCGGGGCTTGCCGGCAGGTAATGATCGAATTTGCACCGCATATGGAAGTATACATGGTCAATAAGGATGGCCATTATATAAAGACAACAGCCGGTGAATTACTGCCGGCACAGTTTGACAAAGACCTGTTGCAGGGTTAGGGGGGATATTTTGACATTTAAGTCAGGTTTTGTTGCCCTGGTGGGCCGCACCAACGTGGGCAAATCGACCTTGATGAACCAGGTAATTGGGCAAAAAATAGCAATTATGTCCGATAAAGCCCAAACCACCAGACACAAAATTCATTCGGTATTGCACCGGGAAAATGCCCAGGTGGTTTTTCTAGACACGCCTGGCATCCACAAACCTAAACACCGGCTAGGTGAGCACCTGGTAGACCTGGCCTTGGGCACTCTTAAAGAGGTAGACGTGGTGCTGTTTATGACCGAAGCCTCATCTGTACCGGGAAGCGGTGATAAATATATCCTAAAACAAATGGAGGGGTTAAAAACACCGGTATTTTTGGTGTTAAACAAAATAGATTTAATTAGTAAGGCCGAACTGCTGCCGGCAATAGATCAGTATAGGGGACTCTACCCCTTTACTGAAGTCATTCCGGTATCGGCACTAAAGGGAGAAAACACTGACCTGCTGGTTGAGGTCTTGCTGAAGTACCTGCCCGAAGGCCCCCGCTACTATCCCGAAGGAGTAATTACCGACCGGCCGGAGAGTTTTATCATGGCTGAATTAATTAGAGAAAAGGTGCTACACTTAACCAGTGAAGAGATTCCCCACTCGGTGACGGTGGCCATTGACCATCTGGAGGAACGGCCTAATAACCTGGTGGCGGTGCAAGCAACCATATACACCGAACGTGAATCGCAAAAGGGTATTTTAATAGGTAAAGGGGGTAGTATGTTGAAAAAGGTGGGCCAGCAGGCCCGGCAAGAAATAGAAAAACTGCTTGGCTCCCGGGTTTATTTACAACTGTGGGTAAAGGTAAAAAAGGATTGGCGCAATCGCCCCCAACACCTTAAGAACTTTGGTTATTATAACGAGTAAAAGATAAACCCTGCCACATTTAGGCAGGGCTGTTCTGTTTATCGGTTGTTTTGTGGTTATAATACCCTTTACATACATAGCAACAAATTGCAACTTATGCTAGTATAAAGCATATACATAATAAACAGAAATAACCTACAAACACCAATATTAAAAGTGTGGTGATTGGCTTGGATGAATATAACCTCGTTATTGTAATGGAAACCAGACTGTACATTCATTTTAACCTGATAGTCAATAACGTACTCACCAACACCCAGTATCCCATCTGTATGAAAAAAGATGAGTTTGATCAGTTTTATAAAGTTCTATTTAAAGGTTCCAGGGGCAAATGTATTAGAACCTATTCCCAGTTTCCCCCTGCACAATTCTATAAATAGTTGCGGATATGGCCATAGCCAAGCCGCATTCTACCGGTCCTGTCCCCAACGATTTACCAAATCGTTGGGGATATTTAACAGGTCCATTACCCTTCCGGTAAAATGCAGCACCGACTGCTGCAGACTATTGGGCTGCTGGTAAAAGGCCACCAGGGGGGGCATGATGGTTACACCCAGACGAGCCAGTTTGAGCATGTTTTCCAGGTGAATGGCAGACAGGGGCGTTTCCCTGGTTACCAGTATCAAGCGGCGCTGTTCTTTAAGAGTGACGTCAGCGGCCCTGGTTATTAAATTGTCTGCATTACCGTTGGCGATGGATGCAAGGGTTTTCATGCTGCAGGGGCAAATAACCATGCCCCGGTGCAGAAATGAACCGCTGGATATGGCTGCGGCCAGGTCATTTTCCTGATAGTATTTATCGGCCATGGCAGCAACCTGATGGGGACTGATACCCACTTCCAGCTCAATGGTACGTGCGGCCCATTGGCTGATGATCAAGTGAGTTTCTACCTCAAGGCGCTGTAATTGTTCCAGCAATGTAACCCCATATATCACCCCGCTTGCTCCGGTAATGGCTACCACTATGCGGTTAGGTTTAGATACAGTCATTATAATCACCTGCGATAAATAAACATTGCTGTATATTTTACCCTAATTTTATATTTTAGCATAGTATTTATGGTAAAATATACCGGAGGGGGTGTTTGATTGTTGGATGTAAATATTGGCGGTATTTTTATTACTCTAGTAGTTGCCGTTGTGGTCTTACTCATTTTATCCGGTTTGCTCGTGTATTTGTGGAATATTACCATGCCGGATGTGTTTGGCATTAAAGAAATCAACTATTGGCAGGCTTTTAGGCTCATGCTTATTTCGTCCATACTATTGGGCGGTATCGGCGGTAGCATTAATTTTTAAACTAAGTTAATTTGGTTTGTGTTTGACAGACAAGGCCCTGGCAAAATGTCAGGGTCTTTTTGTATTGAAGGCCTAATAAAATATTTTGACATGATTTTTTATTTTTTACCCCAGGTCAATGTTGAAATGCTTAAGTTTATTGAGCCGGATCCCTATGCCCTCAAAAAATCATTGTGTATTTTGTAGCAAAAAATAATTATATTGATAATAAAGTAACAAGATTCCTATGAATTGGTTACAAATTTTTACATATCAATTGGTACTTTTGATGTATAATTTAGCACGTAGTCAGCCATTTAAAATTTTAAAATAATAGGGGACAATGAGACACACCTTATATTTGGGCACCTGAGGTGTGTTGAGTCAGTGGTGCAACCGACCTGATTCTCTTATGGAGTCAGGTTATCTTTTTTTAGAATTGGATTGTATGTAGGTGTATTAGCCAATGAGTACTTTAACCGATATTCAAGAAAGATCTGATGGGCTAAGGTGTACCCCGGAGATTATGGGTGGCTGGAGGGCCATGGTTATTTTTAGGTTTATTTCATGGTTTTTAACCTCTGTTTTTTACCTGTTCAATCCGGGCAATTCATTATTTAGTATTAAACTGCTGGTAATAATCTCTTTACTGGCCTTTGGGTTAATCATTTCTTACCTATATGAATATAACAAAGATACAGACATTGATAAAATGCAGCTGGTTGTTATTGAAACACTGGGTATCGCTTTGTTTTTGATACCAACGGGCGGATTGAGCAGTCCATTTATATGGTATGCTTTAAATCCAATTTTCATGACAGCCTTATTACT is a window encoding:
- a CDS encoding HD family phosphohydrolase yields the protein MIPLGKFGKTVMQGLTLIVKHHRIRRGSAIIFFLTIFTLLLYVDFFPNKVNLHPGDVAPYEIRAPRSAEYVDPVKTDELKQQAMEAVDDVYTVDPQVVMAVESDIDDLAGQVTQIQLNDELTIDDKVNKLQAAIPFELHSQVLGDLATGSPSDVRLVHESITTLIIDRMRSGVTPQQLDDVKAELTARVPGYGFSRSYQQYAVGLVQHFTEANRFYNALQTEAIRAQAAEAVEPVKVEIKAQQRIVAPGDIVTQQQILALQALGLLQPRHPWITLLGMALLVAAMMASVLFYLRQQNRDIYNNINHLYLLGLVAVIVLAVSKMLVAIEVARWPQFGELFGYLAPVAAAGMLIAILLESRLAVLMVAVMSLFIGIMTGGQLNFTLVAFLGGITGVYSVSKLSQRGELATAGLITGVAVMLSIFIVGLVDETHWQLLLLSGVVLGLLNGLLSSVLTNGALPYLESTFGITSSVKLLELANPSNPLLRQLLTEAPGTYHHSIMVGNLAEAATEAVGGDHLLVRVGALYHDIGKIKRPYFFIENQMAADNPHDKIAPTLSTLILTSHVKDGADLAREHKLPQRVIDIIEQHHGNGLVKFFYHKAMEGERPDTVNEEDFRYDAPRPRSREAAIVMLADSVEAAVRAMKDPSSGQVEGLVRKLIKDKLMDGQLDKCDLTLKDLDTIANAFLRVLSGIFHSRIEYPDMQKEMERRKSSRGGSRK
- the ybeY gene encoding rRNA maturation RNase YbeY; the protein is MAVLVSKYPENVQVQQDWGELVEKVVNKALALHQSSGSEVSVVFVNDQYIQQLNSRYREVDKPTDVLSFAMDEGEEMPMIEGVAHVLGDIFISVDTALRQAKEYNHSPEREIAFLAIHGTLHLLGYSHQGEEDTKKMREQEEAVLAELGLFHTRPNL
- a CDS encoding diacylglycerol kinase family protein, translated to MLKRFAGSLGWALQGIAYALKTQPHMRFHLLATLGVAAAGIWFNISLNHWLYVSFAVALVWVTELINTAIESVVDLQTTEYHPLAKAAKDVAAGAVLVAAINSLIVAAVVFLPYLRQ
- the cdd gene encoding cytidine deaminase, yielding MAGTGEKMIDVQGSVYPLEKLINVARAAMNRAYAPYSNFPVGAALITKEGNVYNGCNVENVSYGLTCCAERVAIFKAVADGFKDFKALAVIANTEQPCSPCGACRQVMIEFAPHMEVYMVNKDGHYIKTTAGELLPAQFDKDLLQG
- the era gene encoding GTPase Era, with the translated sequence MTFKSGFVALVGRTNVGKSTLMNQVIGQKIAIMSDKAQTTRHKIHSVLHRENAQVVFLDTPGIHKPKHRLGEHLVDLALGTLKEVDVVLFMTEASSVPGSGDKYILKQMEGLKTPVFLVLNKIDLISKAELLPAIDQYRGLYPFTEVIPVSALKGENTDLLVEVLLKYLPEGPRYYPEGVITDRPESFIMAELIREKVLHLTSEEIPHSVTVAIDHLEERPNNLVAVQATIYTERESQKGILIGKGGSMLKKVGQQARQEIEKLLGSRVYLQLWVKVKKDWRNRPQHLKNFGYYNE
- a CDS encoding UbiX family flavin prenyltransferase, giving the protein MTVSKPNRIVVAITGASGVIYGVTLLEQLQRLEVETHLIISQWAARTIELEVGISPHQVAAMADKYYQENDLAAAISSGSFLHRGMVICPCSMKTLASIANGNADNLITRAADVTLKEQRRLILVTRETPLSAIHLENMLKLARLGVTIMPPLVAFYQQPNSLQQSVLHFTGRVMDLLNIPNDLVNRWGQDR